The Candidatus Wallbacteria bacterium genomic sequence TTGCAGTCCCCCGCAATGCCACGCAGCTGAAAAATCTTCTCTATACTGCCGTCGGATCTACCGAAAAGCCTTTTGCCATCCGCTATCCCCGGGGCAGCGCTGGAATCAGAGAACTGGATACGTCGAGTGAGATTCTGCCTGTCGGCCGTGGAGAAATCGTTGTCGCAGGAAGTGATTTCCTGGTAATCGCGCTGGGAAGGATGGTGGAAAATGCCCAGCAGGCAGTCGCAAGCCTTACTGCAGGCGGCAAATACGGCACATTGCTGAATCCGATCTTTCTGAAGCCTATTGACGAGGATTTGCTGCTCTCTGAAATTCGAAAACATCAGAAAGTGATTACTGTTGAAGAAAACACTATAATCGGTGGACTGGGAAGCGCAGTGCTTGAATTGATGGCCAGGCACGGATTGAAGGCCGATATGCTGACGCTTGGCGTACCTGACGAATTTGTCCAGCACGGGACAGTTGAAGAACTGCTGCATGAACTGGGTCTGGATGCTGAAGGGATAGAAAAAAGCATCCGGAAGTTCATTGAAGAATAGTAATGCTGATATGTATATCAAAAGCATGGGGGATTCATGGAACTGAGCAGTCTGTTTAAGATGGGTCTTGACCAGAACGCGACCGAGATCATTTTCAGTACAGGAGCCCCGATTTTCGTGAAAATCAGTGGCGAAATCAAGCCCCTTACCGGAGAGACGCTAAAGGAAGACACCCAGAAGAAAATCCTGGAAAAAATCGTGGGAGCCGACAGGATCGGCGATTACCTGGCTGAAAAAAAAGATCAGGACAGGACAGTTGACATTCCTGAAGTCGGCAGATTCCGGCTGAATCTCTTTTCCATGGATAAGGGCTTTACCATGATCTTCAGGCCGATCAAAAGGAAAGTTCCCTCACTTGAGGAAATGGGAGTTCCTGAAAGTGTGCTCTCAACGATCGACAAGGGCGAAGGGCTGATCATCCTGAATGGCCCGGGGGGAAGCGGAAAGAGCACATTGTTCGGCAGCATCATCGACCGCATCAACCAGAATCGCAGATGCGTGATAATTTCGCTGGAAAAACCAATCGAATATATTTACCAGAATGGCAAGGGACTTGTGATACAGCGCGAAATCGGCAAGGATGTGGAGTCTTTCTCCGAGGCCCTGGAAGTGATCCAGCATCAGAATCCGGAAGTGATCTGCATCAATGACATGGAAGAGCCCAATCTCTGGCTTCCGATTCTGAAACTTGGCATGACTCAGCACCTTGTGATAGTGACACTGGACATGGTGAACTGCATTCAAGGCCTGGAGTATATTCTGCACCAGTTCGCTGATTTTCAGCGCAAGCAGATTCTGACACTGATGGCCGGTTCGCTTAAACTGGTAATTTCCCAGAAGCTGATGTACAGCAAGGAAAAGAAGCCGCTGTTTCTGCGCGAGATTCTTCAGGTCAACCAGAACATCATGAAACTTCTGCTGGAAGATAAGCTGTTCATGCTGCCGACAGTGATGAAAGGCGGAGCCAAGGAGGGCCAGCTGACTTTTGAAGACAGCATGAGGAAATTCATAGAAGCAGGACAGATGGATGTGCCGAAGAGCGGAGAGGTCAGCGAGGATGTGGCGAGGAGCACCGGAGATATCACGGCACTTGAAAAGCAGCTTTATGACGCCAATGTTGAAACCAGAAAGCGGGCTGAAACAGAACTGAGAAAACTCCAGGAAAGCGGAAATAAAGCTGCACAACGTATCCTGGAAGAGTTCTCCCGCTTCTTTGTCACCAACTTCGAGGATCAGAAAAAAGGCCCCCGGCTGGGGTGATGTGGGAAGTTGGGGACATGTCGCGGCTAGATGGGGTCTGGTCGTTCACCCAAAGCCAGCCCCAAAATCGACCTGACCCCATCTGAATGCGAAAGCTCTTGCATCGAATTGAGCCCTATTGGAGGCTTCGCCTCCACGCAACATAGGCCAAGGGAAGATTTCACCTTCCCTTGGCGAACCCTTCCATCAGAGCGACTCCGCCCCTCTGAACTCCCCGGCGGGGAGTAAATGGATTCTACTTCTCTCACAAAATGTTTTTACCATATATTTGAAAACAGAATGGATAACCTGACTAAGAAGGTCTACGCGTCTTTACCCAAGGTCTGGAGCAACCCTCTCAACCCCGCCACATCCAGGAGCGGCTAAGAAAGGTTTCAACAATCAGAGAATTACCTCCCGTCATTCCAGCGCAAGCTGGAATCTATCTATTTATGACATGTGAAAAGATGGGTTTATGCTGGGACTGAAAGCGCCTGGACTATCTTTGGGTAACACTGAAACATGAAGTTCAGCAATGTTGAACACGATTGAAAGTTGGGTAATAAGTGATTATTATGGCAATAAGATCAAGTGAATTTATGAAGATGCTGAGAAAATTATCAAAGACTAAACGAGCGCTATTTTCTCCAGAAGGAAACAACTATGTCCGATTTACAACTGAAGAGTAAAGGGCAAGGGATTCAGTTCATTGGGTTGTTGATTTTATTAGCTGGTACGCGCGGTTTTTTCATCTTTCAAGGCGATTTAAATTTCTTGTATTTTCCTGGTTTGATTGTTTCCGTAATCATTTTTGCTATATGCTTATCTCGGGGTGGTGCGCTGATACAAAAAAGTAAAGAGTGATTATTAAAAATGGACATGAAAGTGTAGCTGAGACCAGTGTAGCCGAGACCGCAGTGTAGCCGAGACCGTATCTCAACATTGACATTCGAAGTATGAAATAGCCGGGGTTGAGCGGGAAAGAGGGATTGATTGAAACCGGCGGTGGGAAATAGGGTATAATAATGCTTGTAGAGGTGTGATATGAAACTGCTTCAAGTGTATGTTGATGCCTCAGTGATTGGAGGGTGCGTTGACGATGAATTCGCGCTCTTCAGCAGGAAATTATGGGATAAATTCATTAAGGGAGAAATGATCCAGGTTCTCTCTGAGCATACATTGAGGGAATTACAGGGTGCACCTGAAAAAGTCCGGGTGCTGCTGCTCGAGATTCCTTCACAATACCAATTTG encodes the following:
- a CDS encoding ATPase, T2SS/T4P/T4SS family, with amino-acid sequence MELSSLFKMGLDQNATEIIFSTGAPIFVKISGEIKPLTGETLKEDTQKKILEKIVGADRIGDYLAEKKDQDRTVDIPEVGRFRLNLFSMDKGFTMIFRPIKRKVPSLEEMGVPESVLSTIDKGEGLIILNGPGGSGKSTLFGSIIDRINQNRRCVIISLEKPIEYIYQNGKGLVIQREIGKDVESFSEALEVIQHQNPEVICINDMEEPNLWLPILKLGMTQHLVIVTLDMVNCIQGLEYILHQFADFQRKQILTLMAGSLKLVISQKLMYSKEKKPLFLREILQVNQNIMKLLLEDKLFMLPTVMKGGAKEGQLTFEDSMRKFIEAGQMDVPKSGEVSEDVARSTGDITALEKQLYDANVETRKRAETELRKLQESGNKAAQRILEEFSRFFVTNFEDQKKGPRLG